From the genome of Halomonas sp. 1513, one region includes:
- a CDS encoding peptidase, with amino-acid sequence MRWIPRLAIGALCVSLAACASSPTGRQQFTLYSEEQLNQMGQQAFEQYQEDLTVVGGAHARYAECIADALVAELSGRDRDYNWQIRVFEDDSANAFALPGGYMGIHTGLLDIATDQDQVAAVVGHEMGHVMANHANERVSTQSATQVGMSVLSSVAGLQGPQGEQMLGLLGAGAQYGILLPFSRRHESEADVIGLRLMAEAGFDPRASVTLWENMQAASGGQPPVWMSTHPSQGQRMAGLEANMDDAMARYEQARSAGRQPNCQRPG; translated from the coding sequence ATGCGCTGGATCCCCCGACTCGCCATTGGCGCGCTGTGCGTATCGCTGGCCGCCTGCGCCAGCTCTCCCACCGGACGGCAGCAGTTCACCCTCTATTCGGAGGAGCAACTCAACCAGATGGGGCAGCAGGCCTTCGAACAGTATCAGGAGGACCTGACGGTGGTCGGCGGTGCCCATGCCCGCTACGCCGAGTGCATCGCCGATGCGCTAGTGGCCGAGCTGTCGGGTCGCGACCGCGACTACAACTGGCAGATCCGCGTCTTCGAGGACGACTCGGCCAACGCCTTCGCCCTGCCCGGCGGCTACATGGGCATCCACACCGGGCTGCTCGACATCGCCACCGACCAGGATCAGGTCGCCGCGGTCGTCGGCCACGAGATGGGCCACGTGATGGCCAACCACGCCAACGAGCGGGTCTCGACCCAGTCGGCGACCCAGGTCGGCATGTCGGTGCTCTCTTCGGTGGCCGGCCTGCAGGGCCCCCAGGGCGAGCAGATGCTCGGCCTGCTCGGCGCCGGCGCCCAGTACGGCATCCTGCTGCCCTTCTCGCGTCGCCACGAGAGCGAGGCCGACGTGATCGGCCTGCGGCTGATGGCCGAGGCCGGCTTCGACCCGCGCGCCAGCGTGACGCTGTGGGAGAACATGCAGGCCGCCAGCGGCGGTCAGCCGCCGGTGTGGATGTCCACCCACCCCAGCCAGGGCCAGCGGATGGCCGGCCTCGAGGCCAACATGGACGACGCCATGGCGCGCTACGAGCAGGCGCGCAGCGCCGGACGTCAACCCAACTGCCAGCGCCCTGGCTAA
- a CDS encoding ribosome biogenesis GTPase Der, which produces MNPVIALVGRPNVGKSTLFNRLTRSRDALVADFPGLTRDRKYGNGALGDKTYTVIDTGGISGDEDGIDAAMAEQSLLAIDEADIVLFMVDARAGLIAADEAIANHLRVNQKKTWLVVNKTDGLEEHSAMADFWQLGIGDPHPIAAAHGRNVTTLIDEVLAPFPEREANAAPADISNGVRIGVIGRPNVGKSTLVNRLLGEERVVVFDEAGTTRDAIEIPFERRGKPYVLVDTAGVRRRKNVSQIAEKFSIIKTLEAIKECHVAIMVLDARGGLVEQDLHLLDYVLSSGRALVLAVNKWDGLEAEAKDKMRAEIKRRLGFADYAELHFISALHGTAVGDLYPSIDRAFASANSHWSTNRLTSILQDAVGEHQPPLVHGRRIKLRMAHQGGSNPPIIVVHGNQTESLPDAYKRYLTNTFRKVLKVRGTPIRFEFRSGKNPFDSNAGASDREKAKKRELGRTKEARKNRR; this is translated from the coding sequence ATGAACCCAGTCATCGCTCTGGTCGGCCGGCCCAATGTCGGCAAGTCCACGCTGTTCAACCGCCTGACCCGCTCGCGGGACGCTCTGGTGGCCGATTTCCCGGGCCTCACCCGCGACCGCAAGTACGGTAACGGCGCGCTCGGCGACAAGACCTACACGGTCATCGACACCGGCGGCATCAGCGGCGACGAGGACGGCATCGACGCGGCCATGGCCGAGCAGTCGCTGCTGGCCATCGACGAGGCCGACATCGTGCTGTTCATGGTCGACGCCCGCGCCGGCCTGATCGCCGCCGACGAGGCGATCGCCAACCACCTGCGGGTCAACCAGAAGAAGACCTGGCTGGTGGTCAACAAGACCGACGGCCTCGAAGAGCACTCGGCGATGGCCGACTTCTGGCAGCTGGGAATCGGCGATCCGCACCCCATCGCCGCCGCCCACGGCCGCAACGTCACCACCTTGATCGACGAAGTGCTGGCGCCGTTTCCCGAGCGCGAGGCCAACGCCGCTCCGGCGGATATCAGCAACGGTGTCCGCATCGGCGTGATCGGCCGCCCCAACGTCGGCAAGTCGACCCTGGTCAATCGTCTGCTCGGCGAGGAGCGGGTGGTGGTCTTCGATGAGGCCGGCACCACCCGCGACGCCATCGAGATCCCCTTCGAGCGCCGCGGCAAGCCCTATGTGCTGGTGGATACCGCCGGCGTCAGGCGGCGCAAGAACGTCAGCCAGATCGCCGAGAAATTCTCGATCATCAAGACCCTCGAGGCGATCAAGGAGTGTCACGTCGCGATCATGGTGCTCGACGCCCGCGGCGGCCTGGTCGAACAGGACCTGCATTTGCTCGACTACGTGCTGAGCAGCGGCCGGGCGCTGGTACTGGCGGTCAACAAGTGGGACGGCCTGGAGGCCGAGGCCAAGGACAAGATGCGCGCCGAGATCAAGCGCCGCCTGGGCTTCGCCGACTACGCCGAGCTGCACTTCATCTCGGCGCTGCACGGCACCGCGGTGGGCGACCTCTACCCCTCCATCGACCGCGCCTTCGCCTCGGCCAACAGCCACTGGTCGACCAATCGCCTCACCAGCATCCTCCAGGATGCGGTCGGCGAGCACCAGCCGCCACTCGTCCACGGCCGCCGCATCAAGCTGCGCATGGCCCACCAGGGCGGCAGCAATCCGCCGATCATCGTGGTCCACGGCAACCAGACCGAGTCACTGCCGGATGCCTACAAGCGCTACCTGACCAACACCTTCCGCAAGGTGCTCAAGGTACGCGGCACGCCGATCCGCTTCGAGTTCCGCTCGGGCAAGAACCCCTTCGACAGCAACGCCGGGGCCAGCGACCGCGAGAAAGCCAAGAAGCGCGAGCTGGGCCGCACCAAGGAAGCGCGCAAGAACCGCCGCTGA
- a CDS encoding glucose dehydrogenase has product MKRLSLWLAAPLLAGLAHADYRLETVAEGLEHPWSLAFLPDGGMLVTERPGRLRVIEADGTLREAPLSGVPEVFAEAQAGLFEVMLAPDFADSGLLYLSYAYGDITANNTCLGRARFNGEGLSGGEVLFCASPAKRGAAHYGGRLALLGDDTLVLTLGDGFDYREQAQNAANHLGSLVRLTLDGRVPDDNPFLGDDSARPELYSIGHRNVQGIVFDVERDELLINEHGPRGGDELNRIQPGANYGWPLTTHGVDYTGARITPFRELPAFTPPLLHWTPSIAPSGMALYRGDAFPDWQGDLFVSALAGQQVRRLIREQGRVVDQQVLFEELEARIRDVRVGPDGYLYLLTDHADGALIRVVPAS; this is encoded by the coding sequence ATGAAACGCTTGAGTCTATGGCTTGCCGCGCCGCTGCTGGCAGGGTTGGCCCACGCCGACTATCGCCTCGAGACCGTGGCCGAAGGCCTCGAGCACCCCTGGTCGCTGGCGTTCCTGCCCGATGGCGGCATGCTGGTCACCGAGCGGCCGGGGCGGCTGCGCGTGATCGAGGCTGACGGCACGCTGCGCGAAGCGCCGCTGAGCGGTGTGCCAGAGGTGTTCGCCGAGGCCCAGGCGGGGCTGTTCGAGGTGATGCTGGCGCCGGACTTCGCCGACAGCGGCTTGCTGTATCTGAGCTACGCCTACGGCGATATCACCGCCAACAACACCTGCCTGGGTCGGGCGCGCTTCAACGGCGAGGGGCTCAGCGGCGGCGAGGTGCTGTTCTGTGCCTCCCCCGCCAAGCGCGGCGCGGCGCACTACGGTGGCCGTCTGGCACTGCTGGGCGACGACACCCTGGTGTTGACCCTCGGCGATGGTTTCGACTATCGCGAGCAGGCGCAGAACGCTGCCAACCACCTGGGCAGCCTGGTGCGGCTGACCCTCGACGGGCGGGTGCCCGACGATAATCCCTTTCTGGGTGACGACAGCGCCCGCCCCGAGCTCTACAGCATCGGCCATCGCAACGTGCAGGGTATCGTCTTCGATGTCGAGCGCGACGAGCTGCTGATCAACGAGCACGGCCCCCGTGGCGGCGATGAGCTCAACCGCATTCAGCCCGGCGCCAACTACGGCTGGCCGCTGACCACCCACGGCGTCGACTACACCGGCGCGCGGATCACGCCGTTCCGCGAACTGCCGGCGTTCACGCCGCCGCTGCTGCACTGGACGCCGTCGATCGCCCCGTCGGGCATGGCGCTCTACCGCGGTGACGCCTTCCCCGACTGGCAGGGCGACCTGTTCGTCTCGGCGCTGGCCGGTCAGCAGGTGCGCCGGCTGATTCGCGAGCAGGGTCGGGTGGTCGACCAGCAGGTACTGTTCGAGGAGCTCGAGGCGCGTATCCGCGACGTGCGTGTCGGCCCCGACGGCTATCTCTACCTGCTCACCGATCACGCCGACGGGGCGCTGATACGGGTGGTGCCTGCGTCGTGA
- a CDS encoding 4-hydroxy-3-methylbut-2-en-1-yl diphosphate synthase, translated as MHAQSPIKRRQSRQIHVGAVPVGGGAPISVQSMTNTDTLDVAATVAQIRQLEAAGADIVRVSVPDMDAAEAFGKIKREVAVPLVADIHFDYKIALRVAELGVDCLRINPGNIGREERVRAVVSAARDNGIPIRIGVNAGSLEKDLQKKYGEPTPAALVESAMRHIDHLERLDFPDFKVSVKASDVFMAVAAYRDLAGRIEQPLHLGITEAGGLRSGTVKSSIGLGMLLMDGIGDTIRVSLAADPVEEIKVGFDMLKSLRLRSKGINFIACPSCSRQNFDVIGTMNALEERLEDVMTPLDVSVIGCVVNGPGEAKEVDVGLTGGSPANLVYIDGKPASKLRNDHLVDDLERLIRERVRLKEQAEQDVIARDL; from the coding sequence ATGCACGCTCAGTCTCCAATCAAACGCCGCCAGTCGCGCCAGATTCACGTCGGCGCAGTCCCGGTGGGCGGCGGCGCACCGATCTCGGTGCAGAGCATGACCAACACCGACACCCTCGACGTGGCCGCCACGGTGGCGCAGATCCGCCAGCTGGAGGCCGCCGGCGCCGATATCGTGCGCGTCTCGGTCCCCGACATGGACGCCGCCGAGGCCTTCGGCAAGATCAAACGCGAAGTAGCGGTACCGCTGGTCGCCGACATCCACTTCGACTACAAGATCGCCCTGCGCGTCGCCGAACTGGGCGTCGACTGCCTACGCATCAACCCCGGCAATATCGGCCGCGAGGAGCGGGTGCGGGCGGTGGTCTCGGCGGCCCGCGACAACGGCATCCCGATCCGCATCGGCGTCAACGCCGGCTCGCTGGAGAAGGACCTGCAGAAGAAGTACGGCGAACCGACCCCGGCGGCATTGGTCGAGTCGGCGATGCGCCATATCGACCACCTCGAGCGCCTCGACTTTCCCGACTTCAAGGTCAGCGTCAAGGCCTCCGACGTGTTCATGGCGGTGGCCGCCTACCGCGACCTCGCCGGCCGCATCGAGCAGCCGCTGCACCTCGGCATCACCGAAGCCGGCGGCCTCCGCTCGGGCACCGTCAAGTCATCGATCGGCCTGGGCATGCTGCTGATGGACGGCATCGGCGACACCATCCGCGTGTCGCTGGCCGCCGACCCGGTCGAGGAGATCAAGGTCGGCTTCGACATGCTCAAGAGCCTGCGGCTGCGCAGCAAGGGCATCAACTTCATCGCCTGCCCCAGCTGCTCGCGCCAGAACTTCGACGTGATCGGTACCATGAACGCCCTCGAGGAGCGCCTCGAAGACGTCATGACGCCGCTCGACGTGTCGGTGATCGGCTGCGTGGTCAACGGCCCCGGCGAGGCCAAGGAAGTCGATGTCGGCCTGACCGGCGGCAGCCCCGCCAACCTGGTATATATCGACGGCAAACCCGCCAGCAAGCTGCGTAACGACCACCTGGTCGACGACCTCGAGCGTCTGATCCGGGAACGCGTACGCCTCAAAGAGCAGGCCGAACAGGACGTGATCGCACGGGACCTCTGA
- a CDS encoding type IV pilus biogenesis/stability protein PilW: MIRRHALSGCRPLRPLLIGLLGAAWLAGCTSQAVQPESGTNPAEAYTQLGMAYLERDNLPRAQGALNRALAVAPNDAETLQALAMVYQRQGESQLADEHFQRALSADAGYTRARNNYAAFLYDQGRLREACAELEQATQDTQYDNRAQLFANLGQCQREMGDLDAAVASLERAQAIDSRSARSYFTLADIEHARGNHGRAWEQLQSFMRLAGATPASLELARDIADARGDVENRRFFTEQLNALGNAP; the protein is encoded by the coding sequence ATGATTCGTCGTCACGCCTTGTCTGGATGCCGCCCGCTACGGCCATTGCTGATTGGCCTGTTAGGCGCTGCCTGGCTGGCCGGCTGCACCAGCCAGGCGGTGCAGCCGGAGAGCGGCACCAACCCGGCCGAGGCCTATACCCAGCTGGGCATGGCGTATCTCGAACGCGACAACCTGCCGCGCGCCCAGGGCGCCTTGAACCGCGCCCTGGCAGTGGCCCCCAACGACGCCGAGACGCTCCAGGCGCTGGCCATGGTCTATCAGCGCCAGGGCGAGAGTCAGCTCGCCGACGAACACTTCCAGCGTGCCCTATCCGCCGACGCCGGCTATACCCGGGCACGCAACAACTACGCGGCCTTCCTGTATGATCAAGGCCGCTTGAGAGAGGCCTGCGCCGAGCTAGAGCAGGCCACCCAGGACACCCAATACGACAACCGCGCCCAGCTGTTTGCCAACCTGGGCCAGTGCCAGCGGGAAATGGGCGATCTCGACGCAGCGGTCGCCAGCCTCGAGCGCGCTCAAGCCATCGACTCGCGCAGTGCGCGCAGCTATTTCACGCTAGCCGACATCGAACATGCCCGGGGCAATCACGGCAGGGCCTGGGAGCAGCTGCAATCGTTCATGCGCCTGGCCGGCGCCACGCCGGCGAGTCTCGAACTGGCCCGCGACATCGCCGATGCCCGCGGCGACGTCGAGAACCGGCGTTTCTTTACCGAGCAGCTCAATGCCCTGGGCAATGCGCCCTGA
- a CDS encoding outer membrane protein assembly factor BamB: MKPTLVIAAAALALLAGCAGKVEPQYPPKDLTSFDEQANLNTAWSQRVGRGLGRATYPIAPSREDGVIYAADERGQVYAMDAESGDTVWRTDLDTPVSSGLNAIGGQIYLGTRNGEVLALSQSDGEVVWRTRVSSEVLAAPQANQQLLVVQSVDGNVTALDRSSGNEVWVHSSSQPALTLRGTGTPQVIDPVTFVGFANGRLATLDNRSGQPLMEMRVAVPQGRTEVDRLVDLDGQPLLTPDGRLYVTSYNGRLLAMEATSGEILWEREHSSYLSPLLVGDTLYTVNEASHILALDALSGRLLWRSEDFEGRWITAPALADNKLVFGDFEGYVHLLDRNDGDVVGRTRVNRSGISLRPLTDGRWVYALANDGRLEALQIRETQ; the protein is encoded by the coding sequence ATGAAACCGACTCTCGTGATCGCCGCCGCGGCGCTGGCCCTGCTGGCCGGCTGTGCCGGCAAGGTGGAGCCGCAGTATCCGCCCAAGGACCTGACCAGCTTCGATGAGCAGGCCAACCTGAACACCGCCTGGAGCCAGCGCGTCGGCCGCGGCCTGGGCCGGGCCACCTATCCCATCGCGCCGTCCCGCGAAGACGGCGTGATCTATGCCGCCGACGAGCGTGGCCAGGTCTACGCCATGGACGCCGAGAGCGGCGACACGGTGTGGCGCACGGATCTCGACACCCCGGTCTCCAGCGGTCTCAACGCGATTGGCGGCCAGATCTACCTGGGTACCCGCAACGGCGAAGTGCTGGCGCTGAGCCAGAGCGATGGCGAGGTCGTGTGGCGCACCCGGGTCTCCAGCGAAGTGCTTGCCGCCCCCCAGGCCAACCAGCAGCTGCTCGTGGTGCAGAGCGTCGACGGCAACGTCACCGCCCTGGACCGCAGCAGCGGCAATGAAGTCTGGGTGCACTCCAGCTCCCAGCCTGCGCTGACCCTGCGCGGCACCGGCACGCCGCAGGTCATCGACCCGGTGACCTTCGTCGGCTTTGCCAACGGCCGCCTGGCGACCCTCGACAACCGCAGCGGCCAGCCGCTGATGGAGATGCGCGTCGCCGTGCCCCAGGGCCGCACCGAGGTCGACCGTCTGGTGGACCTCGACGGTCAGCCGCTGCTGACCCCCGACGGGCGTCTCTACGTGACCAGCTACAACGGCCGCCTGCTGGCCATGGAGGCCACCTCAGGCGAAATCCTGTGGGAGCGCGAGCACTCCAGCTACCTCTCGCCGCTGCTGGTAGGGGATACCCTCTACACGGTCAATGAAGCCAGCCACATCCTCGCCCTCGACGCCCTCTCCGGCCGTCTGCTGTGGCGCTCCGAAGACTTCGAGGGCCGCTGGATCACCGCCCCGGCGCTGGCCGACAACAAGCTGGTATTTGGCGATTTCGAGGGCTATGTGCACCTCCTCGACCGCAACGACGGCGACGTCGTCGGCCGTACCCGGGTCAACCGCTCGGGCATCAGCCTGCGCCCGCTCACCGACGGCCGCTGGGTCTACGCCCTGGCCAATGACGGGCGCCTAGAAGCCCTGCAGATTCGCGAGACACAATGA
- a CDS encoding AAA family ATPase — translation MDAELSARLAKLLDRVEAFLPPAPPRIDWSRDVAALWQRHPLGGQLLPVPVRDAATLDDLLGVERQKRALLANSRAFLQGLPANHALLWGSRGSGKSSMVRALLNTLAGEGLRLIQVDRHDLAGLPGLVQQLRDQPQRFVVYCDDLSFEANDDAYKALKSVLDGTLTGPPDNVLLYATSNRRHLLPESLSDNQESHLVGDELHHGDAVEEKISLSDRFGLWLAFYPFNQATYLEVCEHWVTRLGSGEDWHAEAREAAIRFATLRGGRSGRAAWQFACQWIGEQRLDAKR, via the coding sequence ATGGATGCCGAGCTGTCCGCGCGACTCGCCAAGCTGCTCGACCGCGTCGAAGCCTTCTTGCCGCCTGCACCACCGCGGATCGACTGGTCGCGTGACGTGGCGGCGCTGTGGCAACGCCACCCACTGGGTGGACAACTCCTGCCGGTGCCGGTTCGCGATGCCGCGACCCTCGATGACCTGCTCGGCGTCGAGCGCCAGAAACGCGCGCTGCTCGCCAACAGCCGCGCCTTCCTGCAGGGCCTGCCGGCCAACCACGCCCTGCTGTGGGGCTCACGGGGCAGCGGCAAGTCATCGATGGTGCGTGCGCTGCTCAATACCCTGGCCGGCGAAGGCCTGCGCCTGATCCAGGTCGACCGGCACGATCTGGCCGGTCTGCCGGGCCTGGTCCAGCAGCTGCGCGACCAGCCCCAGCGCTTCGTGGTCTACTGCGATGACCTGTCGTTCGAGGCCAACGACGACGCCTACAAGGCGCTCAAGAGCGTGCTCGATGGCACCTTGACCGGGCCGCCCGACAACGTGCTGCTCTACGCCACCTCCAATCGCCGCCATCTGCTCCCCGAGTCGCTGTCCGACAACCAGGAGAGCCACCTGGTGGGCGATGAGCTGCACCACGGCGATGCGGTGGAGGAGAAGATCTCGCTGTCGGATCGCTTCGGCCTGTGGCTGGCGTTTTACCCCTTCAACCAGGCCACCTACCTCGAGGTCTGCGAGCACTGGGTGACGCGGCTCGGCAGCGGCGAGGACTGGCATGCCGAGGCCCGCGAGGCGGCGATCCGTTTCGCCACCCTGCGCGGCGGCCGCAGCGGCCGCGCCGCCTGGCAGTTCGCCTGCCAGTGGATCGGTGAGCAGCGCCTGGACGCGAAGCGCTAG
- a CDS encoding histidine--tRNA ligase, whose protein sequence is MSKEQALSDKKIQAIRGMNDLLPDQSPYWQYFEAQVQTLMQRYGYAEVRMPIVEQTALFARSIGEVTDIVEKEMYTFDDRNGDSLTLRPEGTASCVRAAMQHGLLHNQTQRLWYQGPMFRHERPQKGRYRQFHQVGVETFGLEGPDIDAELILLSARLWKQLGLLEHVTLELNSLGSLEARAAYRETLVAYFEQHLELLDNDSLRRLTSNPLRILDSKNPDMAAMLDAAPQLMDHLDAESRQHFAALTAILDAAGIGYVINPRLVRGLDYYSRTVFEWTTTALGSQGTVCAGGRYDGLVEQLGGKPTPAVGFAMGIERLILLLETLDLVPAEATPALDLYLLGMDADASRQALLLGETLRDALPGLRIQVHCGGGSFKSQIKKADKSGAQLALLLGEDELAEGTVTVKFLRDDRQQCSLPRDGLAAALCELLSVA, encoded by the coding sequence ATGAGTAAGGAGCAAGCGTTGAGCGACAAGAAGATCCAGGCCATTCGTGGCATGAATGACCTGCTGCCTGACCAGTCGCCGTACTGGCAGTATTTCGAGGCCCAGGTGCAGACCCTGATGCAGCGCTACGGCTATGCCGAGGTGCGCATGCCGATCGTCGAGCAGACCGCACTGTTCGCACGCTCCATCGGCGAGGTCACCGACATCGTCGAGAAGGAGATGTACACTTTCGACGACCGCAACGGCGACAGCCTCACCCTGCGCCCGGAAGGCACCGCCAGCTGCGTGCGCGCCGCCATGCAGCACGGCCTGCTGCACAATCAGACCCAGCGGCTCTGGTACCAGGGCCCGATGTTTCGCCACGAGCGCCCGCAGAAGGGACGCTATCGGCAGTTTCATCAGGTCGGTGTAGAGACCTTCGGCCTCGAAGGGCCTGACATCGATGCCGAGCTGATCCTGCTCTCGGCACGGCTGTGGAAGCAGCTCGGCCTGCTCGAACATGTCACCCTGGAGCTCAATTCGCTGGGCTCGCTCGAGGCCCGCGCCGCCTATCGCGAGACCCTGGTGGCCTACTTCGAGCAGCACCTCGAGCTACTCGACAATGACTCCCTGCGGCGCCTGACCAGCAACCCGCTGCGCATCCTCGACTCGAAGAACCCCGACATGGCCGCGATGCTCGACGCCGCACCGCAGCTGATGGATCACCTCGACGCCGAGTCCCGCCAGCACTTCGCCGCGCTTACCGCGATCCTCGATGCCGCCGGCATCGGCTATGTGATCAACCCGCGGCTGGTGCGCGGCCTCGACTACTACTCGCGCACGGTGTTCGAGTGGACCACCACGGCGCTCGGCAGCCAGGGTACGGTGTGCGCCGGCGGTCGCTACGACGGGCTGGTCGAGCAGTTGGGCGGCAAGCCGACCCCGGCGGTGGGCTTTGCCATGGGCATCGAGCGGCTGATCCTGCTGCTCGAGACTCTCGATCTGGTGCCCGCCGAGGCCACCCCGGCGCTCGATCTCTACCTGCTGGGGATGGATGCCGACGCTTCGCGCCAGGCCCTGCTGCTCGGCGAGACCCTGCGCGACGCGCTGCCTGGCCTACGCATCCAGGTGCACTGCGGCGGTGGCAGCTTCAAGAGCCAGATCAAGAAGGCCGACAAGAGCGGTGCGCAACTGGCGCTGCTGCTGGGCGAGGATGAACTCGCCGAGGGCACCGTGACCGTGAAATTCCTGCGCGACGATCGCCAACAGTGCAGCCTGCCGCGCGACGGCCTGGCCGCGGCGCTGTGCGAACTGCTGAGCGTCGCTTGA